A genomic segment from Parafrankia irregularis encodes:
- a CDS encoding uracil-DNA glycosylase has translation MAIDAGPDDRAAGTGAGPAAPGAGWPNDPATAATPVADTAAGVVELAAAAADCAELDARVSVCRACPRLVQWREEVAAVRRAAFADQQYWGRPVPSFGPPDARLLIVGLAPAAHGGNRTGRIFTGDRSGDWLFAALHRAGLARQPTSVAVGDGQEMIDSRVVAAVRCAPPANKPTPDERNTCRPWLVRDLQLLRPTLRSIVVLGGFAWTALWPALRAAGYPLPPRRTPFGHGATVNLAELRIFGCYHPSQQNTFTGRVTAPMLDVVFARAMEHIAGVRAAP, from the coding sequence ATGGCCATCGACGCCGGACCGGACGACCGGGCGGCTGGTACGGGTGCCGGACCGGCCGCCCCGGGGGCGGGGTGGCCGAACGACCCCGCCACGGCGGCCACGCCGGTGGCCGACACGGCGGCCGGCGTCGTCGAGCTCGCGGCGGCGGCGGCGGACTGCGCCGAGCTCGACGCCCGGGTCTCGGTCTGCCGCGCCTGTCCCCGACTGGTGCAGTGGCGGGAGGAGGTCGCCGCGGTCAGGCGGGCGGCGTTCGCGGACCAGCAGTACTGGGGCCGGCCGGTGCCCTCGTTCGGTCCGCCCGACGCGCGGCTGCTGATCGTGGGGCTGGCGCCGGCCGCGCACGGCGGGAACCGCACCGGTCGGATCTTCACCGGTGACCGCAGTGGCGACTGGCTGTTCGCCGCGCTGCACCGGGCGGGCCTGGCTCGGCAGCCGACCTCGGTCGCGGTGGGAGACGGCCAGGAGATGATCGACAGCAGGGTGGTGGCCGCGGTCCGCTGCGCGCCGCCGGCGAACAAGCCGACCCCGGACGAACGGAACACCTGTCGCCCCTGGCTGGTTCGGGACCTGCAACTCCTGCGACCGACGCTGCGGTCGATCGTGGTGCTCGGCGGATTCGCCTGGACCGCGCTGTGGCCGGCGCTGCGCGCGGCCGGCTACCCTCTTCCACCTCGCCGGACGCCCTTCGGCCACGGTGCGACCGTGAACCTGGCCGAGTTGCGGATCTTCGGGTGCTACCACCCCAGCCAGCAGAACACCTTCACCGGCAGAGTGACCGCTCCGATGCTCGACGTGGTCTTCGCGCGAGCGATGGAGCACATCGCCGGTGTTCGCGCCGCTCCCTGA
- a CDS encoding Ppx/GppA phosphatase family protein: MSRVAAIDCGTNSIRLLVAEVDEQSGGSGGRLRELTRRMEIVRLGAGVDRTGELAPDALARTFAALRDYADEIDRLGATRVRMVATSATRDARNRAELVTGVRSILGVDPEVITGGEEAALSFTGAIGDLDAVDTPILLADIGGGSTELVLGDASGVRESISVNVGCVRMAERHLHDDPPTPAQVAAIVADVNAAFDVAERVVPITSAATLVGVAGTVTTVAALAAELPAYDADRIHLMVTSAADVAAVTERLVAMTHAERAVLPVMHPGRVDVIAAGALVLRTLLERSGTSAVIASERDILDGIALSLGGVVESGAR; this comes from the coding sequence ATGAGTCGCGTCGCAGCGATCGACTGTGGCACCAACTCCATCCGCCTGCTGGTGGCGGAGGTCGACGAACAGTCCGGGGGTTCCGGGGGGCGGCTGCGCGAGCTCACCCGCAGGATGGAGATCGTCCGTCTCGGAGCCGGCGTCGACCGGACCGGTGAACTGGCGCCGGACGCGCTGGCCAGGACTTTCGCCGCGCTGCGCGACTACGCGGACGAGATCGACCGGCTGGGCGCGACGCGGGTCCGCATGGTCGCGACCAGCGCCACGCGGGATGCCCGCAACCGTGCTGAGCTGGTAACCGGCGTCCGGTCGATCCTCGGGGTCGATCCGGAGGTGATCACCGGTGGCGAGGAGGCGGCGCTTTCCTTCACCGGCGCGATCGGGGACCTCGACGCCGTCGACACACCGATCCTGCTCGCCGACATCGGCGGTGGTTCCACCGAGCTGGTGCTGGGTGACGCGAGCGGGGTACGCGAGTCCATCTCGGTGAACGTGGGCTGCGTCCGGATGGCCGAGCGCCACCTGCACGACGACCCACCGACCCCCGCACAGGTCGCCGCGATCGTCGCGGACGTGAACGCGGCTTTCGACGTCGCCGAGCGGGTCGTGCCGATCACCAGCGCGGCCACCCTCGTCGGTGTGGCGGGCACGGTGACCACGGTCGCGGCGCTCGCGGCCGAGCTGCCGGCCTACGACGCCGATCGCATCCACCTGATGGTCACCTCGGCGGCGGACGTGGCGGCCGTGACGGAACGCCTGGTCGCGATGACCCATGCCGAGCGGGCGGTGCTGCCCGTGATGCACCCGGGTCGGGTCGACGTCATCGCGGCAGGTGCGCTGGTGCTGCGGACGCTCCTGGAGCGGTCCGGTACCTCCGCCGTGATCGCGAGCGAGCGGGACATTCTGGACGGCATCGCGCTTTCTCTCGGTGGCGTGGTCGAGTCGGGCGCACGGTGA
- a CDS encoding PPOX class F420-dependent oxidoreductase, translating into MDLDAARAFIRDHHRAVLATTRRDGTPQLSPVLVGVDTDGALVISTRTTALKTANIERDPRVHLCVLADGFFGPWVQIGGTAQIIRLPEAHDALVSYYRQISGEHPDWADYRAAMEREQRCVIRVTPTAAGPQRSG; encoded by the coding sequence GTGGACCTTGACGCCGCCCGTGCCTTCATCCGCGATCATCACCGTGCCGTGCTGGCCACGACCCGCCGCGACGGCACTCCCCAGCTGTCCCCGGTCCTCGTCGGTGTCGACACCGACGGGGCGCTGGTGATCAGCACCCGGACAACGGCGCTGAAGACGGCGAACATCGAACGCGATCCCCGGGTCCACCTCTGCGTCCTGGCCGATGGTTTCTTCGGGCCATGGGTACAGATCGGCGGCACCGCGCAGATCATCCGGCTGCCCGAGGCCCACGACGCTCTGGTCTCCTACTACCGGCAGATCTCCGGTGAGCACCCGGACTGGGCGGACTACCGCGCCGCGATGGAGCGGGAGCAGCGCTGTGTGATCAGGGTGACGCCCACCGCGGCCGGCCCGCAACGCTCCGGGTGA
- a CDS encoding DUF459 domain-containing protein, which yields MSARRALLLVAACLGLLAVLRSAAMVHAGEGMPPGTTRELVLGVARPLDRITATLRLNQPDRLLTTAFGHPDPTGAKADSSELASAAALAEPGATGGQEQAPRRRENVVAAAPLRTPTATDPLRVLVTGDSLTESLGPTIANTEPATIHAETDTRFGTGLVRPDFFDWATHARLQITGRNPEAIVVIMGGNDGQGITQPDGTILPAGSDEWAAEYRRRAIVLMRIWSDGGNRRVFWLSLPPARSGTLNGYFARMNEATQAAAERVPGARFLDLRPTLSNAGQYTDYLTDSSGRSVLIRTRDGVHLTLDGARLAAAPVLQTLTQEWHLH from the coding sequence ATGTCCGCACGCCGAGCGCTGCTGCTGGTGGCCGCGTGCCTCGGGCTGCTTGCCGTGCTGCGGTCCGCGGCGATGGTGCACGCCGGCGAGGGGATGCCCCCGGGCACCACCCGAGAGCTCGTTCTCGGAGTCGCCCGCCCGCTGGACCGGATCACCGCCACGCTCAGGCTCAACCAGCCCGACCGGCTTCTGACGACCGCGTTCGGGCACCCCGACCCGACCGGCGCGAAGGCGGACAGTTCGGAGCTCGCCTCAGCCGCCGCGCTGGCCGAGCCGGGGGCGACCGGCGGCCAGGAGCAGGCTCCCCGGCGCCGGGAGAACGTCGTCGCGGCGGCGCCACTGCGGACGCCGACCGCGACCGATCCGCTGCGGGTCCTGGTCACGGGCGATTCGCTGACCGAGTCGCTGGGCCCGACCATCGCCAACACCGAGCCGGCGACGATCCACGCCGAGACCGACACCCGCTTCGGCACCGGGCTGGTACGACCGGACTTCTTCGACTGGGCGACCCACGCCCGGCTCCAGATCACCGGGCGCAACCCGGAGGCGATCGTCGTGATCATGGGTGGCAACGACGGCCAGGGCATCACCCAGCCCGACGGCACGATCCTGCCCGCGGGCTCGGACGAGTGGGCGGCCGAGTACCGCCGCCGGGCGATCGTCCTGATGCGGATCTGGTCCGACGGCGGCAACAGGCGCGTCTTCTGGCTGAGCCTGCCGCCAGCCCGGTCCGGCACCCTCAACGGCTATTTCGCCCGCATGAACGAGGCGACCCAGGCCGCCGCCGAACGGGTTCCCGGTGCACGCTTCCTGGACCTTCGCCCGACGCTGTCCAACGCCGGCCAGTACACCGACTACCTGACCGACAGCAGCGGGCGTTCCGTGCTCATCCGCACCAGAGACGGGGTGCACCTGACACTCGACGGAGCCCGCCTGGCCGCCGCTCCGGTGCTTCAGACCCTGACCCAGGAGTGGCACCTGCACTGA
- a CDS encoding DUF501 domain-containing protein produces the protein MSGSPGSDTAGNGAASGSAPAAGLGAETEIVHRQLGRVPRAVLGVAHRCTCGLPDVLETAPRLEDGTPFPTLFYLTCPRAAAAISRLESSGVMREMTARLATDPDLARAYSAAHRDYLARRDAHGPLVGNPSAGGMPDRVKCLHVLVAHSLAVGPGVNPFGDEALAALADWGARGPCVDLERASCAEEPASSPGGAAGGGQGRKGTAG, from the coding sequence GTGAGCGGCTCACCGGGAAGTGACACGGCGGGAAACGGCGCGGCGTCGGGGTCGGCTCCGGCCGCGGGGCTCGGGGCCGAGACCGAGATCGTGCACCGTCAGCTCGGGCGGGTGCCACGTGCGGTGCTCGGTGTGGCCCACCGCTGCACGTGCGGGCTGCCAGACGTCCTCGAGACGGCGCCGCGCCTCGAGGACGGAACGCCCTTCCCGACCCTGTTCTACCTGACCTGTCCGCGTGCCGCGGCGGCGATCTCCCGGCTGGAAAGCTCCGGTGTCATGCGGGAGATGACCGCCCGGCTGGCCACCGACCCGGACCTCGCGCGCGCCTACAGCGCCGCGCACCGCGACTACCTGGCCCGCCGCGATGCCCACGGCCCGCTCGTGGGGAACCCGAGCGCCGGTGGGATGCCGGACCGGGTCAAATGCCTGCATGTGCTGGTCGCGCACAGCCTGGCCGTCGGACCCGGTGTCAATCCGTTCGGTGACGAGGCTCTCGCTGCACTGGCTGACTGGGGGGCCCGCGGGCCCTGTGTCGACCTCGAGCGCGCATCCTGTGCGGAGGAACCTGCGAGCTCGCCCGGTGGTGCGGCGGGCGGTGGCCAGGGACGAAAGGGGACCGCCGGATGA
- a CDS encoding DUF4287 domain-containing protein, which produces MSLYRSPLYRSPQTHRGLIDRMPKATGHDLRHWLACLNEGPGLLRFSERVGWLRDIHGVPHRYAAAVVHEADLRRHAIQV; this is translated from the coding sequence ATGTCGCTGTATCGCTCCCCGCTGTACCGCTCCCCGCAGACACACCGGGGTCTCATCGACCGCATGCCCAAGGCCACCGGCCATGATCTCCGGCACTGGCTGGCCTGCCTCAACGAAGGGCCGGGTCTGCTGCGCTTCTCGGAACGCGTGGGCTGGTTGAGGGACATCCACGGCGTGCCGCACCGGTACGCGGCCGCCGTGGTGCACGAGGCAGACCTGCGTAGGCACGCGATCCAGGTCTGA
- the eno gene encoding phosphopyruvate hydratase, with the protein MPSIEAVGAREILDSRGNPTVEVEVVLEDGTPGRAAVPSGASTGAFEAVELRDGGDRYGGKGVTKAVDAVISRIGPAIIEMEATEQRLLDARLIELDGTPDKSQLGANAILGVSLAVARAAAAASGLPLFRYIGGPNAHLLPVPMMNILNGGAHADTNVDIQEFMIAPIGAGTFAESLRWGAEIYQALKSVLKVRGLATGVGDEGGFAPSLPTNREALDLIAEAVDKAGFSLGDDIALALDVASTEFFEKGSYTFEGTGRSADQMIDYYADLVDSYPIVSIEDPLAEDDWAGWASITTRLGSRVQLVGDDLFVTNPQRLARGIAEGAANALLVKVNQIGTLTETLDAVSLAHRNGYRCMMSHRSGETEDTTIADLAVAVDCGQIKTGAPARSERVAKYNQLLRIEEELDDAARYAGAGAFPRRATTAR; encoded by the coding sequence GTGCCGTCCATCGAGGCTGTCGGAGCTCGCGAGATTCTCGACTCGCGAGGCAATCCCACCGTCGAGGTCGAGGTCGTTCTGGAGGACGGCACGCCCGGTAGGGCCGCTGTCCCCAGCGGAGCCAGCACCGGCGCCTTCGAGGCCGTCGAGCTGCGCGACGGGGGCGACCGGTACGGCGGCAAGGGCGTCACGAAGGCGGTCGACGCCGTCATCTCCCGGATCGGTCCGGCGATCATCGAGATGGAGGCCACCGAGCAGCGGCTGCTCGACGCGCGCCTCATCGAGCTGGACGGGACGCCCGACAAGTCCCAGCTGGGCGCGAACGCGATCCTGGGTGTGAGCCTGGCCGTCGCCAGGGCCGCCGCGGCCGCGAGCGGGCTGCCGCTCTTCCGCTACATCGGCGGGCCCAACGCCCACCTGCTGCCCGTGCCGATGATGAACATCCTCAACGGTGGCGCGCATGCCGACACCAACGTCGACATCCAGGAGTTCATGATCGCGCCGATCGGCGCCGGCACCTTCGCGGAGTCGCTGCGCTGGGGCGCGGAGATCTACCAGGCGCTCAAGAGCGTGCTGAAGGTCAGGGGCCTGGCGACCGGCGTCGGTGACGAGGGTGGTTTCGCGCCGAGCCTGCCGACGAACCGGGAGGCGCTCGACCTGATCGCCGAGGCCGTCGACAAGGCGGGCTTCAGCCTGGGTGACGACATCGCGCTGGCGCTCGACGTCGCGTCGACGGAGTTCTTCGAGAAGGGCTCCTACACCTTCGAAGGCACCGGCCGGTCGGCCGACCAGATGATCGACTACTACGCGGATCTGGTCGACTCGTACCCGATCGTGTCCATCGAGGACCCGCTCGCCGAGGACGACTGGGCCGGCTGGGCGAGCATCACCACCCGGCTGGGCTCGCGGGTACAGCTCGTCGGCGACGACCTGTTCGTCACCAACCCGCAGCGCCTCGCCCGCGGCATCGCCGAGGGCGCGGCCAACGCGCTGCTGGTGAAGGTGAACCAGATCGGCACCCTGACGGAGACGTTGGACGCTGTCAGCCTGGCCCACCGCAACGGCTACCGCTGCATGATGTCGCACCGCTCCGGCGAGACCGAGGACACCACGATCGCCGACCTCGCGGTAGCGGTCGACTGCGGCCAGATCAAGACGGGTGCTCCCGCACGCAGCGAGCGGGTGGCGAAGTACAACCAGCTGCTGCGGATCGAGGAGGAGCTCGACGACGCGGCACGGTACGCGGGCGCCGGCGCGTTCCCGCGGCGGGCGACGACCGCCCGCTGA
- a CDS encoding Bax inhibitor-1/YccA family protein, giving the protein MAELRSSNPAFTRTGFGQGRPPAPPEGSWQPGGWPPAPGQPGYPPPAPVRERLTYDDVIMHTLGVFAVMLVLAGLGWYVAPDSSGLAIGAFVAALALSFVISMRERVSPPLVVVFAGLEGLAVGIVSRYYETAFSGIVLQALLGTALVFVVMLVAYRSRRLRATPRMARIVTGTLLAVVLLGLVDLGIRLFTGSHLPVINDPSPLGILFSIVVLAVASLQFILDFDCIERAVASGAPREEAWRAAFGLLVGFVWVYLELLRLLSKLRQ; this is encoded by the coding sequence ATGGCAGAGCTACGTTCGTCCAACCCGGCGTTCACCCGAACAGGGTTCGGGCAGGGCCGCCCACCGGCGCCTCCGGAGGGCTCCTGGCAGCCTGGCGGGTGGCCACCGGCGCCCGGCCAGCCCGGCTACCCACCGCCGGCTCCCGTGCGGGAGAGGCTGACCTACGACGACGTGATCATGCACACGCTCGGCGTGTTCGCGGTCATGTTGGTCCTCGCGGGCCTCGGCTGGTACGTCGCACCCGACTCGTCGGGCCTCGCGATCGGTGCCTTCGTCGCCGCCCTTGCCCTGAGCTTCGTGATCTCCATGCGGGAGCGGGTCAGCCCGCCGCTGGTGGTCGTGTTCGCCGGGCTGGAGGGTCTGGCCGTCGGCATCGTCTCGCGGTACTACGAGACGGCCTTCTCCGGAATCGTCCTGCAGGCTCTGCTCGGCACGGCGTTGGTGTTCGTCGTCATGCTGGTCGCCTACCGCAGCCGCCGTCTGCGGGCCACCCCGAGGATGGCCAGGATCGTCACGGGCACCCTGCTCGCCGTCGTGCTGCTGGGGCTTGTCGATCTCGGCATCCGGCTCTTCACCGGCAGCCACCTTCCCGTGATCAACGACCCGTCGCCGCTGGGCATCCTGTTCAGCATCGTGGTGCTGGCGGTGGCCAGCCTGCAGTTCATCCTCGACTTCGACTGCATCGAGCGGGCCGTCGCCAGCGGTGCGCCGCGCGAGGAGGCCTGGCGGGCGGCCTTCGGCCTTCTCGTCGGCTTCGTGTGGGTGTACCTGGAGCTGCTGCGGCTGCTCTCCAAGCTCCGTCAGTAG
- a CDS encoding phosphocholine-specific phospholipase C produces MVDLDRRRFVTLAGGAAALTALDQSIARAAAIPANRRTGTIRDVEHVVVLMQENRSFDHYFGALRGVRGFGDPHPAILPSGKEVWSQPNGTGDLLPFHPDAADLGAAFLTGLPHSWTDGQKALNKGVYDQWVPAKGTATMAYLQRQDASFHYALADAFTVCDAYYCSFIGNTDPNRYYMWSGWTGNDGKGGGPVLYNDELGYDWKTYPERLEAAGVSWKIYQDEGTGLDDAGSWGWTSDPYIGNYGDNSLLYFNSYRNAVPGDALYEKARRGTKNRDGQDYFELLRADVAKNQLPSVSWVVAPETFSEHSNWPTNYGAWYIAKVLDALTANPEVWSRTVLLVTYDENDGFFDHLVPPHVNNPLIPGASTVRTDNEFYTGPLGDGHYGLGPRVPFFAVSPWSVGGWVSSETFDHTSIIQFLEKRFRIKEPNITPWRRAVCGDLTSAFDFSRDARNPRLPDTTAWAPADRLRHPTYRPTVPAVGQMPKQESGTRPARPTPYYLEATEKSTAKKPAISVELDNRGSLGAHFQARLLAPVGAPHSYTVGAGDRLRAEWPVSGDYDIHLHGPNGFFRRYAGTAGSDTVTVTVARSGRSKTLQLSIDAPKGVNVEVASAYQGRVSQAKGNVKITIDTRGSGGWYDLTVTVPGTAWVRGFAGHLEDGSSSISDPQLGH; encoded by the coding sequence ATGGTCGACCTCGATCGTCGCCGGTTTGTGACCCTGGCCGGTGGCGCCGCCGCACTGACCGCGCTCGACCAGAGCATCGCGCGCGCCGCCGCGATCCCCGCGAATCGCCGGACCGGGACCATCCGGGACGTCGAGCACGTCGTCGTCCTCATGCAGGAGAACCGCTCCTTCGACCACTACTTCGGCGCGCTGCGCGGCGTCCGGGGCTTCGGTGACCCGCATCCGGCCATCCTTCCCAGCGGCAAGGAGGTCTGGAGCCAGCCGAACGGCACCGGTGACCTCCTGCCGTTCCACCCTGACGCCGCCGACCTCGGCGCGGCCTTCCTCACCGGGCTTCCGCACAGCTGGACCGACGGCCAGAAGGCGCTCAACAAGGGCGTCTACGACCAGTGGGTGCCGGCCAAGGGCACCGCCACCATGGCCTACCTCCAGCGGCAGGACGCGTCCTTCCACTACGCCCTGGCGGATGCCTTCACGGTCTGCGACGCCTACTACTGCTCGTTCATCGGCAACACCGACCCCAACCGCTACTACATGTGGTCGGGCTGGACGGGTAACGACGGCAAGGGCGGCGGGCCCGTCCTCTACAACGACGAGCTCGGCTACGACTGGAAGACGTACCCGGAGCGGCTCGAGGCCGCGGGCGTCAGCTGGAAGATCTACCAGGACGAGGGAACCGGGCTTGACGACGCCGGTTCCTGGGGCTGGACCAGCGATCCGTACATCGGCAACTACGGCGACAACTCGCTGCTCTACTTCAACAGCTACCGCAACGCGGTGCCGGGCGACGCGCTGTACGAGAAGGCTCGCCGGGGCACGAAGAACCGGGATGGCCAGGACTACTTCGAGCTGCTTCGCGCCGACGTCGCGAAGAACCAGCTGCCGAGCGTCAGCTGGGTCGTCGCACCCGAGACGTTCAGCGAGCACTCGAACTGGCCGACGAACTACGGCGCCTGGTACATCGCCAAGGTTCTCGACGCGCTGACCGCCAACCCGGAGGTGTGGAGCAGGACCGTCCTGCTCGTCACCTACGACGAGAACGACGGCTTCTTCGACCACCTTGTCCCGCCGCATGTCAACAACCCACTGATCCCGGGTGCGAGCACAGTCCGGACGGACAACGAGTTCTACACCGGACCGCTCGGTGACGGCCATTACGGGCTCGGGCCCCGGGTGCCGTTCTTCGCGGTCTCGCCGTGGAGCGTCGGTGGCTGGGTCTCCTCGGAGACCTTCGACCACACCTCGATCATCCAGTTCCTGGAGAAGCGCTTCCGGATCAAGGAGCCCAACATCACGCCGTGGCGGCGGGCGGTGTGCGGCGACCTCACCTCGGCGTTCGACTTCTCCCGTGATGCCCGTAACCCCCGGCTGCCCGACACCACCGCGTGGGCGCCGGCCGACCGGCTGCGCCACCCCACCTACCGCCCGACCGTGCCCGCGGTGGGCCAGATGCCGAAGCAGGAGTCCGGCACCCGGCCGGCCCGCCCGACGCCGTACTACCTCGAGGCCACGGAGAAGAGCACGGCGAAGAAGCCGGCGATCTCCGTCGAGCTCGACAACCGCGGGTCGCTCGGTGCGCACTTCCAGGCCAGGCTGCTCGCCCCCGTCGGCGCGCCGCACAGCTACACCGTCGGCGCCGGGGACCGTCTGCGCGCGGAGTGGCCGGTCAGTGGCGACTACGACATCCACCTGCATGGCCCGAACGGATTCTTCCGGCGGTACGCCGGCACGGCCGGGTCGGACACCGTCACCGTCACCGTGGCGCGTTCGGGACGCTCGAAGACGCTGCAGCTGTCCATCGACGCGCCGAAGGGCGTCAACGTCGAGGTGGCGAGCGCCTACCAGGGCCGGGTTTCCCAGGCGAAGGGCAACGTGAAGATCACGATTGACACCCGTGGCAGTGGCGGCTGGTACGACCTGACCGTCACCGTGCCGGGCACCGCCTGGGTGCGCGGGTTCGCGGGGCACCTGGAGGACGGCTCGTCCTCGATCAGCGACCCGCAGCTGGGCCACTGA
- a CDS encoding FtsB family cell division protein: MPFRRRALTTRATLLAIVICVLVLTLAYPLRLYLQQQAKISELTRTNAQRQTRVDDLREEVARYNDPEWVKDEARRRLHYVLPGEKTYLMQTSPQPTPEPAAGADGGGGGQSWYNQLWSQLAEPATPTPAAQR; the protein is encoded by the coding sequence ATGCCCTTCCGGCGGAGGGCGCTGACGACAAGGGCCACCCTGCTGGCCATCGTCATCTGCGTCCTGGTCCTGACCCTGGCCTACCCACTGCGGCTGTACCTGCAGCAGCAGGCGAAGATCTCCGAGCTGACGCGCACGAACGCACAGCGCCAGACGAGGGTCGACGACCTGCGTGAGGAGGTCGCGCGCTACAACGATCCGGAATGGGTGAAGGACGAGGCGCGCCGCCGGTTGCACTACGTCCTGCCCGGAGAGAAGACGTACCTGATGCAGACGAGCCCCCAGCCGACACCGGAGCCCGCCGCGGGCGCCGATGGCGGCGGGGGCGGCCAGTCCTGGTACAACCAGCTCTGGTCGCAGCTCGCCGAGCCGGCTACGCCGACCCCGGCGGCGCAGCGGTGA